Within the Geoalkalibacter sp. genome, the region GGCGCTGGTGCACTACAACCTGGCGCGCGAAGGCTACACGGTGACGCCGGTCACCACCGGCGAGGAAGGCCTCAAGGCGGCGGCGCGGCAACGCCCCGACCTGATTCTTCTCGATCTGATGCTGCCCGGCATGGACGGCCTGGAGATCTGCCGGCGCCTCAAGAAAAACCCCGAAACGGCTTCGGTCCCCATCATCATGGTCTCGGCGCGCGGCGAAGAGGCCGACGTGGTGGCGGGCCTCGAATTGGGCGCCGAGGATTACGTGACCAAGCCCTTTTCCAACAAGGTGCTGCTGGCACGCATCAAGACCGTGCTGCGCCGCCGCGAGCGAGAGGCGCAGCCGCCCGAGGACGGCGAGGCGCTGACCATCGGCGGCATCAGCATCCACCCCGGACGCAACGAAGTTCTGGTGGACGGCGAACCGGTGGATCTCACCTACACCGAATTTCGCGTGCTGCATTTTCTCGCCGGGCGGCCCGGCTGGGTGTTCACCCGCTACCAGATCGTCAACGCCGTGCGCGGCGACGACTACGCCGTCACCGACCGCGCCGTCGACGTGCAGATCGTCGGCCTGCGCAAGAAGCTCGGTCGCGCCGGCCAGTGCATCGAAACGGTGCGCGGCGTGGGCTACCGTTTCAAGGACCAGGGTTAACGCGGGCCATGGCCGCTTTGTCCCGGCGCCGGCGCAAACGGCTGGTCTGGCAGCTTTTCCCCGCCTTCGCCCTGGTGATTCTCATCGCCCTCGGGGCGGCCGGCCTACATGTCTCCCATGCCCTCAAGGCCTTTTATCTGCGTCAGACCATCGACCATTTGCAGGGACTCGGACGCCTCGTCGAGCAGAGTGTCGCCGCCGAGCCCCTGGTCATGTCCGCCGAGTTACAGGCGCTGGCGCAGCGTCTCGGGCGCGGAGCCGGGGTGCGGGTGACGCTCATCGCCCCGGACGGACAGGTACTCGCCGATTCGGACGAACTGCCCACGCAGATGGACAATCACGCCAATCGTCCCGAGGTGCGTCAGGCGCTGCTCGGCGCCGTCGGCAGCGAACTGCGCTACAGCCATACCCTGCTGCGGAACCTGATCTACG harbors:
- a CDS encoding response regulator, with amino-acid sequence MSNENVLVIEDEEDILALVHYNLAREGYTVTPVTTGEEGLKAAARQRPDLILLDLMLPGMDGLEICRRLKKNPETASVPIIMVSARGEEADVVAGLELGAEDYVTKPFSNKVLLARIKTVLRRREREAQPPEDGEALTIGGISIHPGRNEVLVDGEPVDLTYTEFRVLHFLAGRPGWVFTRYQIVNAVRGDDYAVTDRAVDVQIVGLRKKLGRAGQCIETVRGVGYRFKDQG